The Microcoleus sp. FACHB-68 genome contains the following window.
TTGTAGTATTTTTTTAGCGAAATATAATCAAATGGAAATTTGTATATTAGTATCAAATTGCTTTCATCAAAATAAAGTAATTCTGGAGTTAGTGACGAGACGTAATCTAAACTCTTATCAGACTGCAAAAAGTTATAAATGTGCCACTCTTTCCAAATTCTAATATCCTTATAAAGCCCGCTATAATGAGGAGTCTGTTTAACAAATAGCTTTCCTAGATTTCTCGGCAGCTCAATGACCCAATTAGAAGCTTTGCTACTAAGGTCAATTGTTAGATACTCTAAATCATCTTTCTGACATATAGCAGCATCTACTAAGTAATGGAATAAGTTTTTATAGTTTAGATTGATAGTCACGAAAAGCTTTTTTGTGCTGAGCGGGCGAGTATACTTTATAACTTCTTAATTTCCCAAAACAAGTATAGAGCGAGTATTAACCCGCCCTATATTTATTCAGACCAAATTCAATTTATATAACAAATGTCAAGTTTTGAACAGGAAATTGAATTAACCACACAATAGTAAGCTAAGGTTGCTTGGTTGAGGAGCCGGCCCACCACAATTTCTTTGAACTCCACCTCTTACTTGCTGTAATTCATCATCGGTCAGTTCATTCAAGAAGCTTTCGGAATCGGCAAAGAAGTCAGTTCCGGCGATTGTCACGTCATTATTTTCGTCATTATTTTTGGGATTAATCATTTGAGTTTCCTTTCAATGTGTAGTTGATTGCTATTATACGGTACAGTATTCTCCCGTAGGAAGTTCTTCTGCCATAAGAGCTAATCTTCATCAAAACTTCATATTCGTAGTATATATATCAAGAGAATTAGCATTCAGGTAGGGACGCAGCAATTCAACTCCCAAAAGTGAAAATTGCTGGAGGATAGAGGTCATCCGCGCCTCTGGGGAGTCATCAAGCGAGTGCCAAGCCTCGAGCAAGCCATTGGCAACTATTTGGCAGCGGTTCATCCCAAAGCTTTCTTGGTCGGCAAATTTGTGGTCTGGTTCCTCAGCTAGACCAACGCCTGGTGCCAGGAACTTGGTGAATAAGGGGACATCTGTGTTAAAGTGCGCTTTTGTTTGTGCATAAACACTCTCAAGAACCTGCCCGATGGCTTCATAGTGACTCTTCTCGAAATAGAGGACGCCTGAGTCATAGCGCTGATAGTCACCTGGGTTGTATAGCGTCTTAAAATGAAAGGGAATCGAGATGTTGTTTAACTGCTGCGTCAGACTGTCCATGACTGCTACAGCACCTTCTGGGTTGAAATTGAAGTAAATTCGCACAATTTCTGGTTCGCGCGTAGGATGACTCTCACTCCGCAGTCCTGCATTGCCAACTGCCACGTAGAACCCGTTTTGCACTAAATTACGAGGCATCCGGATCGCTACCAAGTCACCGATAGCGGCATTTTCGGCGAGTTGCAGATGCTTCTGTGGGTTAATGTGTAAAGTCAAACCGCCCTTAGTCACAGCAAGAGTACGGTCACTTGCTTGCCTCACTACAGACCAACCTGGGTCGAAATAGCCAGTACCCCGATTGCACTCGTGCAACCGATCGTAAAATGCTATGTCTACTCCTAAGCGGGTGTTGTTTTCTAAATCCTGGTGCAGTGGCAAACGATCTGAATCGGTATCGAGTGCGAAAAGCGAGCGCATAGAGCCGTTGTAATAGATACCGTAGAGAAACGATCGCAGTTGCAGGCTCAAATACTTATTCTGAATATCCGCAGGCATTCGCTGGAACCGGACGACCACTTCATCTGGTAATTCTAAGGGTTTGTAATTGGGATGGCGAATACAGAAGTTGGAGTGGATTTGCACATTGTTAACAATGTCTTGCAAACTCTCCAGTAGCTGTTGTGAAGCAAAATCTGGCTCTTGAGTTTGTGAAAAATTTTGTAGTTGCATGATAGTTTTGTCGTGGCTAAAAATTAATAGCAGTAGGTCTAAAATTGAGTTAATTCTGTAGCTGCGGTTCCGAAAACAGTTGCTAAGGATTGTTCCGGGCGACATAACAAACTCTTGGCAACCTGAAGCATACAAATCCCCTGATTTCCAAATGATTTTTGGTACTGAATCATTGCCTGAATTCGTTGAATTAAGGCTAAACCAGCAAATTGCACGACTTGCAGCAAGAAATTGGGGCGATGCTCTAAAATATCCGGGAAGTTACAGAAATAAGCGCTAGTCAGAGCAGCAATGGAAGGTTGAAGCTGTTCCAGGGGTGTCATTGCCAGACGCAGAGATTCTTCGATAGTCAAAGACTTACTGATGACTAAGCTACTCAGCCAGATTTGCAGGTAGCTCGCAATAAGCGTTCCCAAATCAAAGGCAGGGTCTCCCCAAGCGGAACTCTCCCAATCTATCAACCGCACGATATTAAGATTTTCTTGCTCCCAATTAGTGTGTAAAAGGATGTTGTTGAGCTTGAGGTCATTGTGAGTCAGGCAACAGGGGTGGAAAGCATCGGCAAGTTCTCTCATTGCTTGCCCCAAGCTTTCGTATCGCTGATAGAGCTTAAAGAATTTCAGCCCATCGGCGGGAACGATACCAAAAATTTCAGGCCCTATCTGTTCTATACTGCGAATCCAGTTAGGCACATGAGCAGGGCTGAGATTATCATGTTTGGCTGAAAAGAATTCTTGATAGTCTTGGCGGTTAAAAGTGGAGTGATGGATGGTGGCAAGGATGGTGGTGATCGCTATAGCGATTTCACTGTTAAAACGATTTTCCTTTTGGTAAAAATCCGCTAAATTCTGATATTCATCTAAATATTTATGGACAATAATAGAATTCTCTCGATCAAAATGCAGTACATCAGGGAAAAATTGGCATAGGTAATTTAGTTCTGAAAATTCCTGTAAGAAGTCTTTGATCCGCCACTCTCCAAAAAGCTCTCCTGCTGCTTGCCCCGAATAATTATGCCGCTCTTGCTTAATTAATAGCTTACGACTATCAGGGAAAGTCACTAATAAGTTAAAGTTTTTAGCGGCAACTAGCTCTATCTTAATTAGTGCTGGTTCCAAATTATTGCCTAAGTTATGCTCGACTAAATAATTGAAAACATTATGAGAATTTAACAGAAATGGCATAAGCAACTCTTTTTAAAGATGAATTAAGCTATGTTTGCGGGGGTTATTTGCCAGACAAAGTAGCATCAAAAAATCCTCAATACATAAATCATGTCATCGTAATTTTCTGGCGACACCTCATAGTCGCGACCGGAAATACGAACACTTTACCGTCCACGAAAAGTATATTTGCATAAGTGAGATACTCCCATTTAATACTCTGCAATGGCCTTTTTTATCAATTATGCAATTTGTCTTGATTCGGAAAATTTTACAGCACACTAAATCCAATTGCCCTCGCACTCCTACAATGCAAATGGAAGCTGTAGAATATGCTGCATATGCTTTGGGAATTATTCTCAGCTATTATAACTGCATACATAAATCATCGACACAGCAAAATAGTTCTTCTAAACTAAGCATGGGACGAGCCTGTAAAGCTATGGTGTGATGACTTTTAGCTTACTCGCTTGTCCCTTCCTTATCCCGAACTCAGGTTCCTCAACACTCAAAACTCCTCATTCCTCAACACTCATTCCTCACTCAGAACTCAGCACTCAGGACTTAGGACTTAATCGCGCCGGCAGCAAAAACAAAAAAACGCCCCCAAAAGAGTGGGCGTTCCAGTTTTTTTTGTCACAATCAGGATGCATGAGATTAAATTACCATGCTGGGGGGTTAGACCCCTCACTGTTTTACAAAGTGTGACATTTCGCCATAGTCTGAAATAAAAAAAATACATTTCTAGCAGTATTTTTCTGGCCGGCAGCCCGAAAAAGCTGGTTTAAAGCAGTTCAACCAGACCCGTAGATCCGTCAATTCGCACCGGCTGCCCGTCATGCAACAGATGGGTTGCATTGTGAATATCCATCACCGCAGGAATACCATATTCACGGGCAACAATCGCACCGTGAGAAAGACGCCCCCCCACTTCAGCAATCAAGCCGCCGGCACGCGCCAAAACAGGTGCCCAACCAGAATCGGTGTAAGGCACGACTAAAATTGTCTGCCGGTTAATCTCTGGAATTGCCTGCAAACCACGCAAAACCTTGACCCTGCCCTCAATTTGCCCAGGACTAGCACCAATGCCTTGCAGCTTAGATTTAGGCTTTTGCGCGGTAAATTGTGGCTGGAGGCGGGGCGCGTTGCCATAAACCACTCGCGCCACAGTTAGTTGCCGGTGTTGTTCAAGTTGCGATCGCCGGTGGCTAATTAACTGAGACAGCCGGTTAATGATTTGCGGATTGCCGGCAATGATCTGGCGAACCTCATCAAACTCCAAAAAGAAAATATCCCCAGCTTCAGAAAGTAACCCCGACTGCAACCACAGCGCCTCCAACGCCACAAAACTCCATCGCAACTGTGCCAATAGCTGACTGTAAACTTCAGTTACCCGTCCCTTCAAATTAACGCGACGCTGTAGCGAGTTTTGAGCTTTGAGTTTTGAGTTCTGAGTTTTGAGTTCTGAATTTTGAGTTAAGAATTGGGTAAATAGTTCGCGCACCGGCACAGGGTTTTCCTGCCATCGCGGCACTGCAATATCCGTCGCCACCTCGCTTAAATAGCCGTAGCGGTTGAGTAACTGGTCAAACTCTGCCAAAATTGTCTGACCTTCGGGAATTTCTGCCAGCCTTGCCAAGAAATCTGGACTTTGAGGATTTAATTCCTCAAGATTGGGCAGTTGCCGGCGCGTCTTATCGGCTAATTCTTGAAGTGCTCGCAACGCCGCAACTTCTGGCAAATAGCTATTATCCAAATCTGTCTCACTCACCTTAAACACAGCCTGCCGCACCGCTAAACTCAGGGGTGCCAGGATGCTGTAATAAGTTGCTCGCTTCAGCGCTTCTAAAATTGAGTCTATTTGCTGTAATAAGGCTGAGGGGGAAAGCGCAACAGAGGAAGCAGGCGAAAGAGGGAGATTGGCTAAAGTTGGGGCAAAATAACGCCGGCTATCCTGCTGGAAATCTTCTTCCAATCGCCACTCACGGCCTAGCAAACGCGCTAAACCGGGTAATTGCTTCAAAGTTGAGGTAATCGGCGGTTTACTGAATTTAGCGCCCCGCGTCAAAAATTCTAAACTTTCGGGAGGAAGACCCATGCGGAGGAAAATTTCACCGAGTAGGGAAGCATTGAAATAGGCGTGAGAATAGTGAAGTGTGGCGGTTTCGTTGAAATCTAAACCGGCAGCACCGGCACCCAAAACAACGGTAAAAATCTCTCCCCAAACGCCGCAGGTAAGAGGGCGATTAATCGACCAAGTCAAGGGGCGAATTAGTCCGGGAATCACTTCAGCGGCAATTTTGCGCGTCCAAATTGGGAGTAACGTGGTAACGGGACGGGATTGTAATAGCCACAGGGTTTGGCCGTCGTAAGTCCATTCAATATCTTGCGGGATGCTGTGGAATCGGGCTTCTAGATGCCGCGCTAAGAAAGCCACTTGCCGGATTAGTTGTGGCGGCAGATCGCCGGTTTCCCCTTCAATTTCTAACTCTAAACCGGCAGGCATTACCCAGTCGGGGGCATTACTCACCTCGGCATCTGGGACAAAAACGCGATATTGTTCTGGGGTAACTTGCCCGGAAACTACCCGCGAAGCGTTTCCCGGTAAGGCTTCAATGACAACAGCATCGCCTTGTCGATCAATGGGATCGCGGCTGAAGGCAACGCCGGAGAAAACGCCCTGAATTTGCTGCTGAACGAGTACCGCCATTGACGCTTCCGGGAGGTTGCGATCTTGGCGGTAAGTTTGCGCTGCCGGCCGGTTATAGGATTCCTGACATTGGGCAATCGCATCGTACAATTGCTCTCGGCTTCTGACGTTCAAAATGCTTTGATATTGACCGGCAGCGGAGGCTTGTTCCGAGTCTTCCCCAACCGCTGAGGAACGCACCACAAGCGGCTGATTTTCGGAGGGTTGCAGGAAGTCTACCAAGATTTGAGGGTCATCGCCTGCCGGCAGCACCCACCCCACCGGCACAGGATAACCCCAGCGCTTTAATTGAGAGAGGGTTGCGGCTTTTTGACCGACTTTACCAGACTCTAGCTTTTGCTCTAGGGAAACAATCGCGCGATCTCCTCGAAAAAAGCGAAACACTTTTTGAGAATCCTCCTGTGCAGATGCCGGTGTTAAGTCTAAATCATCGGGAATTTTTTCATAGATCCAGCCTAGCAGCCCACTGAGGGTAATCGCTGCCAGGATTCGCGCCCCATTGTAGGGGTGCAGCAGTGCCAGGGTGAAGGGAAATAGCACCAAAAATGCCAGCCGTCCCAACTTGCGCTCTCGCAGGATTGTAAAGCTAATGCCGCCAATTAAAAATACGAAGCCGGCGACTCGCGGATCATGGACAACGACACCCCAAACTAAATTCGTGGTGCCGGCACCTTTGGCGATCCAGAACCTGCCGAGAATCAGGGCGATGAGGGCAATTAACTCCCACTCTGGGTTTGAGGGAAAGAAGTATCTCGCCAGTAAAACCGCTGCAATGCCTTTACCGGCTTCTGAGAGTACCGCCAGAATGCCGACTACGTTGCCCCCGTGATAGAAAGCGGCAGAGACTCCCACATTGCCGGTGCCAATTCTGGCCAATTGCCTGCCGGTGAGGGCGCGGGTAATCCAGGCAATCAAAGGCAATCCGCCTAAAAGCGGGCAAAGCGTGAAAATAAGTAGAGCTCCCAAAACCTGCGTCAGCGTCATATTAAATTTTGATGGGTGAATTTTGGATGCAATACCAATCTAGAATTTAAACTCACTTTGCCTGGTGAAAAACTGATAATTTTAATGGCTGCCCTTCAAGATGCTTCACCGGCGCAAACGGTAACACAGCGCTTTGTCGAAGTACACCGGCTCAAACGAATTATCAAGCGTGATCGTTGTCTCACTGGCACCTAGGAACAGATAGCCATCGGGACTAAGTACCTGCCGCAGTTTTGCCAA
Protein-coding sequences here:
- a CDS encoding bacteriocin, translating into MINPKNNDENNDVTIAGTDFFADSESFLNELTDDELQQVRGGVQRNCGGPAPQPSNLSLLLCG
- a CDS encoding T3SS effector HopA1 family protein, encoding MQLQNFSQTQEPDFASQQLLESLQDIVNNVQIHSNFCIRHPNYKPLELPDEVVVRFQRMPADIQNKYLSLQLRSFLYGIYYNGSMRSLFALDTDSDRLPLHQDLENNTRLGVDIAFYDRLHECNRGTGYFDPGWSVVRQASDRTLAVTKGGLTLHINPQKHLQLAENAAIGDLVAIRMPRNLVQNGFYVAVGNAGLRSESHPTREPEIVRIYFNFNPEGAVAVMDSLTQQLNNISIPFHFKTLYNPGDYQRYDSGVLYFEKSHYEAIGQVLESVYAQTKAHFNTDVPLFTKFLAPGVGLAEEPDHKFADQESFGMNRCQIVANGLLEAWHSLDDSPEARMTSILQQFSLLGVELLRPYLNANSLDIYTTNMKF
- a CDS encoding phosphotransferase; its protein translation is MPFLLNSHNVFNYLVEHNLGNNLEPALIKIELVAAKNFNLLVTFPDSRKLLIKQERHNYSGQAAGELFGEWRIKDFLQEFSELNYLCQFFPDVLHFDRENSIIVHKYLDEYQNLADFYQKENRFNSEIAIAITTILATIHHSTFNRQDYQEFFSAKHDNLSPAHVPNWIRSIEQIGPEIFGIVPADGLKFFKLYQRYESLGQAMRELADAFHPCCLTHNDLKLNNILLHTNWEQENLNIVRLIDWESSAWGDPAFDLGTLIASYLQIWLSSLVISKSLTIEESLRLAMTPLEQLQPSIAALTSAYFCNFPDILEHRPNFLLQVVQFAGLALIQRIQAMIQYQKSFGNQGICMLQVAKSLLCRPEQSLATVFGTAATELTQF
- a CDS encoding glycerol-3-phosphate acyltransferase; protein product: MTLTQVLGALLIFTLCPLLGGLPLIAWITRALTGRQLARIGTGNVGVSAAFYHGGNVVGILAVLSEAGKGIAAVLLARYFFPSNPEWELIALIALILGRFWIAKGAGTTNLVWGVVVHDPRVAGFVFLIGGISFTILRERKLGRLAFLVLFPFTLALLHPYNGARILAAITLSGLLGWIYEKIPDDLDLTPASAQEDSQKVFRFFRGDRAIVSLEQKLESGKVGQKAATLSQLKRWGYPVPVGWVLPAGDDPQILVDFLQPSENQPLVVRSSAVGEDSEQASAAGQYQSILNVRSREQLYDAIAQCQESYNRPAAQTYRQDRNLPEASMAVLVQQQIQGVFSGVAFSRDPIDRQGDAVVIEALPGNASRVVSGQVTPEQYRVFVPDAEVSNAPDWVMPAGLELEIEGETGDLPPQLIRQVAFLARHLEARFHSIPQDIEWTYDGQTLWLLQSRPVTTLLPIWTRKIAAEVIPGLIRPLTWSINRPLTCGVWGEIFTVVLGAGAAGLDFNETATLHYSHAYFNASLLGEIFLRMGLPPESLEFLTRGAKFSKPPITSTLKQLPGLARLLGREWRLEEDFQQDSRRYFAPTLANLPLSPASSVALSPSALLQQIDSILEALKRATYYSILAPLSLAVRQAVFKVSETDLDNSYLPEVAALRALQELADKTRRQLPNLEELNPQSPDFLARLAEIPEGQTILAEFDQLLNRYGYLSEVATDIAVPRWQENPVPVRELFTQFLTQNSELKTQNSKLKAQNSLQRRVNLKGRVTEVYSQLLAQLRWSFVALEALWLQSGLLSEAGDIFFLEFDEVRQIIAGNPQIINRLSQLISHRRSQLEQHRQLTVARVVYGNAPRLQPQFTAQKPKSKLQGIGASPGQIEGRVKVLRGLQAIPEINRQTILVVPYTDSGWAPVLARAGGLIAEVGGRLSHGAIVAREYGIPAVMDIHNATHLLHDGQPVRIDGSTGLVELL